The DNA sequence TGTGGGCGGCATCCACGATGACGGTGGGGCTGATCCCGAGGAGCTGGAGACGGCCGGGGGACGTCGCCTGCGCGAGGCCTTCCGCGAGGATGTCGCCGCTGATCTGCTGGGCGCCTCCCCCGATGAGCGACTCCACGGCCGCGATCGCCAGTGCGGCGTTCTGCGCCTGGTGCTCTCCGAACAGCGGCAGGTACTCGTCCGCGTACGCCCCGGCGATGCCCTGCACCGAGATCTGCTGGCCGCCGACGGCAAGTCGAGCCTCGGTGAGCGCGAAGTCCTCGCCCTCGAACGCGATGGTCGCGCCGCGCGCGGCTGCGGTCTGGCGCAGGACAGAAGCTGCCTCGGGATGCTGCGCAGCGGAGACCACGGCGGCGCCGTCTTTGATGATCCCCGCCTTGACACCCGCGATCTCGCGGATCGTCGATCCGAGTCGGTCGGCGTGATCGAGGTCGACGGGGGCGAACACGGCCACGTCTCCATCAGCGGTGTTCGTCGAGTCCCATGCGCCGCCCATGCCGACTTCGAGCACCAGCACGTCGATCGGCGCGTCGGCGAACACGACGAACGCGAGCACGGTCAGAAGCTCGAAGAATGTCAGCGGTGCGTCTCCCGCGGCGGCCAGTTCGGCATCCACGATGTCGACGAACGGGGCGATCTCGTCCCACGCTTCGGCGACGGCGGCATCCGGAGCCGGCTCGCCGTCGATCATGATGCGCTCCGTGAAGCGCTCGAGGTGCGGACTCGTGAACAGCCCGGTGCGGAGGCCGTGTGCCCGCACGAGGCTCTCGATGATGCGACTCGTCGAGGTCTTGCCGTTCGTGCCGGTGACGTGGATCACGCGATACGTGCGCTGCGGGTCGTCGAGGAGCTCGAGTACGCGACGTGTCCGCTGCACACGGGGCTGCACCCACTGCTCGCCTTGCCGCTTCAGGAGGGCGGCGTAGACCGCGTCCGCGCGGGCCCGTTCGCTCATCGCTGCTCCCCCGCCCTGCCGACCATGACCCGGAAGGCGCCGGCGTTCGCGTACGTGCCGGCGGCGATCCGCTCGGTGTGCTCGCGCTCCCCCACGGCGGACCATTCCTCATGCAGCGTCTCAAGCTCCTCACCGGGACCGGCCAGGTAGATGCCGGAGGCGACGGCGAGAGTCTCCCCCGCGACGTCGGCCGTCGCGAACGCGGCCGCGACGGCCTCCGCGTCAGCCCGCTCGTCGAACACGATCTCGAGCCGGATGCGGTCGCTGACATCGAAGCCGGCGGCCTTCCGCGTGTCCTGCACGGCGCGGATGACATCGCGCGCGAGACCTTCCGCTTCCAACTCCGGAGTGGTCGTCGTGTCCAGCAGGGCGAAGCCCCCGCTGGGCAGGACCGCCAGGGCCTCCCCCTCGGGCCGGCCGGTCGTCTCGAGCACCAGTTCGTACTCGCCCGGTTCGAGGGCGATCGATCCGGCGGTCACGGCGCCGCCGGTCTCCGACCAGTCCCCCGCCTTGGCCGCCTGGATCGCCTGCTGCACCTGCTTGCCCAGGCGGGGTCCTGCCGCCCGCGCGTTCACGGAGAGCCGGTGGGAGATTCCGAAGGAGGCGGCGGTGTCCGCGGCGAGCTCGACGAGCTCGACCGACTTGACGTTGAGCTCGTCGCGCAGGATGTCTTCGAACTGGGCGAGATCCGCCGCGTGCGCAACCACGACGGTGAGCCGGGCCAGCGGGAGCCTCACGCGCTTGCCTTCGCGCTTGCGCAGCGCATTGGCCGTCGACGACACCTCCCGGACGGCATCCATCGCCGAGCGGATGTCATCGGCGGCGGGGAAGGCATCCGCGTCCGGCCAGTCCTGAAGGTGGACGCTCCGTCCGCCCGTCAGGCCCTGCCAGACGCGCTCGGACACGAGCGGGATGAGCGGTGCGGCCACCCGGGTGAGCGTCTCGAGCACCGTGTAGAGCGTGTCGAACGCATCACGACTGCGGGGGTCTTCGCTCACCCCGACCCAGAACCGGTCGCGCGAGCGTCGGATGAACCAGTTGGTCAGCGCCTCGCCGAAATCACGCAGCTTCGCCGCCGCGGAGGTCGAATCCAGACCCTCCAGATCGGCGCCGACACCGCGCACCAGGTCGCCGGTGAGCGCGAGGATGTAGCGGTCCAGGACGTCCGGGCTGTCCGTTCGCCACACCGCGTCGTAGCCGACGCCGCCCTGTCCGCCGGCGGCGTTCGCGTACGTCGAGAAGAAGTACCACGCGTTCCACAGCGGAAGCAGGAACTCGCGCACCCCCTGCCGGATGCCTTCCTCGGTGACGACGAGGTTGCCGCCGCGCAGGACCGAGCTGCCCATGAGGAACCAGCGCATCGCGTCGGAGCCGTCCCGGTCGAACACTTCCGAGACGTCGGGGTAGTTGCGCAGCGATTTGGACATCTTCTGCCCGTCGTTGCCGAGCACGATGCCGTGACAGCTCACACCCGTGAATGCCGGCCGATCGAACAGCGCCGTCGACAGCACGTGCATCACATAGAACCAGCCGCGTGTCTGCCCGATGTACTCGACGATGAAATCCGCCGGCGAGTGCTCGTCGAACCACTCGTGGTTCTCGAACGGGTAGTGCACCTGCGCATACGGCATCGAGGCCGAGTCGAACCACACGTCCAGGACGTCCTCGATGCGGCGCATCGTGCTGCGCCCCGTGGGATCGTCCGGGTTCGGCCGTGTCAGGTCGTCGATGTACGGACGATGCAGGTCGACCTCGCCCTCGGCGTTGCGCGGCAGCCGGCCGAAATCACGTTCGAGCTCTTCGAGCGAACCGTACGCGTCGACGCGCGGGTACTCGGGATCGTCGCTCTTCCACACCGGGATCGGCGAGCCCCAGTATCGGTTGCGACTGATCGACCAGTCGCGTGCGCCCTCGAGCCACTTGCCGAACTGACCGTGCTTGACGTTCTCGGGGACCCAGGTGATCTGCTCGTTGTTCTCCAGCAGGCGGTCCTTGATGTCGGTGACCCGGATGAACCAGCTCGAGACCGCCTTGTAGATCAGGGGGTTCCGGCACCGCCAGCAGTGCGGGTAGGAGTGCTCGTAGCTCGCCAGGCGCAGGAGTCGACCGTCCTGCCGGAGGATGCGGATGAGCGGCGTGTTCGCGTCCATCCACAGCTCACCGGCGACGTCCGTCACGGTCGGCAGGAATCGCCCGCCGTCGTCGAGGCTCAGGATCGTGGGGATCCCGGCCGCTTCGGCGACGCGCTGGTCGTCCTCGCCGTAGGCCGGCGCCTGGTGCACGATGCCGGTGCCGTCGCTCGTGGTCACGTAGTCGTCGACGAGGATCCGCCAGGCGTTCTCGGTGCCCCACGTCTCGGCATCCGCGTAGTAGTCGAACAAGCGGTCGTAGTGCACGTCGGCGAGGTCCGCGCCCATGTGCACGGTCTCGATCGCCGCGACGGCGTCCGCAGCTGTCGCATAGCCGAGGTCCTTCGCGTAGTTCGTCAGCAGATCCTCGGCGAGCAGGTAGCGGTGCGATTCGGCCTCGACGGATTCGTCGCTGCGGCCGTCCGGTCCGTGGTGCACGTCGGCGGCGCCACCGGGTCCGCCCGGCAGGACGACGTAACGGATGCCGGGCCCCACGGCCAGCGCGAGGTTCGTGGGCAGCGTCCACGGCGTCGTCGTCCACGCGAGTGCGCGGATACCCGTGAGGCCCAGGGCCTCGGCCTTCAGGCCCACGAGGGGGAAGGTCACGGTGACGGACGGATCCTGGCGCATCTTGTACACGTCGTCGTCCATGCGCAGCTCGTGGCTGGACAGCGGCGTCTGGTCGCGCCAGCAGTACGGCAGCACGCGATATCCCTCGTAGGCGAGCCCCTTGTCGAACAGGGTCTTGAACGCCCAGAGCACGCTCTCCATGTACGACGTGTCCAGCGTCTTGTAGCCGCGTTCGAAGTCGACCCAGCGGGCCTGGCGGGTGACGTACTCCTCCCACTCGCGCGTGTAGGCGAGCACGGATTCACGGGCCTTGCCGTTGAAGGTCGCGACCCCCATGCGCTCGATCTCGTCCTTCTCGGTGATGCCGAGCTGCTTCATCGCCTCGAGCTCAGCCGGAAGGCCGTGCGTGTCCCAGCCGAACACACGGTCGACGCGCTTGCCGCGCATCGTCTGGAAGCGCGGGAACAGGTCCTTCGCGTAACCGGTGAGCAGGTGCCCGTAGTGCGGCAGACCGTTCGCGAACGGAGGTCCGTCGTAGAAGACCCATTCCTCTTCCCCGGACCGGTTCTCGATCGAGGCGCGGAAGGTGTCATCGGCGCGCCAGAAGTCGATGATCTCGCGCTCGATCGCGGGGAATCGCGGGCTCGGGGGGACGTCGGGGCCGCTCTTGGGGTAGGTCATCTCGCTCCAGCAGGTCGCAGTGCTTCCGTGCTGGGACGACCCCTCCTGACGGAGAAACCGCGGTACCACCCCGCGTTGCCCTTCCGACGTCGTCGGACGGACCCCTTTCACAGCGGCTGTGACGGGCCTGCCCCGTCCGGTTCTAGTGGGGGCTCGCGCCCTGTTCTTCCGGAAGCTCCCCGGTGATGCCGGATCGATGCTGGTGATCCGATTCTACCCGCAGATCCCGGGCGTAGCGTGAGGGGATGCGCCGTCCCCCCGTTCCGGCAGCCCCGCGGGTCTCGCCCCCCGATCTCCCCCCGCATCTGCAGGAAGCAGTGCCACCTCGTCGCGGCTCGGAGTCGTTCCAGCAGCGATGGACGGAGCTTGCGGACCAGACGGATGCCGCGCACGCCGCGCTCACCGAGTGCGCGATCCTCGGCGCCTCGGTCGATCGTCTCGACCTGACCGGAGCGACGCTCGTGGATGTGGATGTCCGGGACCTGCGTGCGACGACCTTCACCGCGCGCGGCGCCCGGCTGCGGCGGGTGCTCATCACCGGCGGCCGCATCGGGACGCTCGATCTGGCCGATGCCGACGTCGATGAGCTCGAGTTGCGCGGCGTCCGCGTCGCCTACCTCTCCCTCGCGGCGTCGCGGGTGTCGGATCTCTTTGTCGCCGGATGCACGATCGGCACGCTGGACCTGCCGCAGTCCTCCGTATCGAGGGCGTCCTTCATCGACAGCCGTGCGGACGACGTCGACACCCGCGGCGTCCGGGCCCAGGACCTCGACCTGCGAGGACTCGAAGCGCTGTCCTTCCTCGATCCTGCCTCGCTCCGCGGCGTGATCCTGTCCGCCCGTCAAGTGCAGGAACTCGCCCCCGCTCTCGCCGCAGCGCTCGGCATCCGCGTCGTGGATTGATCCGCCGCGTAGAATCGAGGGGCATCCCATACTCAGGCACGCAGACACGGTGCCGCACATATCGCCAAGGAGACCCTCATGGCCGACGCGCTGATTCCCGACAAGCCCGCCCTGGAGGGGCTCGAGAGCAAATGGTCGGATCGGTGGGATGCCGAGGGCACGTACCTGTTCGACCGTCTTCGTGCCGCCCAGGCGGGGCGGGAGGGCGTCTTCTCGGTCGACACCCCTCCGCCGACGGCGAGCGGGAGCCTGCACATCGGACACGTGTTCTCCTACACGCACACGGATATCAAGGTGCGGTACGAGCGCATGCGCGGCAAGAGCGTGTTCTACCCGATGGGCTGGGACGACAACGGGCTTCCGACCGAGCGACGTGTCCAGAACTTCTACGGCGTGCGCTGCGATCCGTCGCTCCCCTACGACCCCGACTTCACTCCCCCGTTCGAGGGAGGCGACAACAAGAGCACGAAGGCGGCGGATCAGATTCCGATCAGCCGGCGCAACTTCATCGAGCTGTGCGAATCGCTCACCCTCGAGGACGAGAAGCACTTCGAGGCGCTGTTCCGCCAGCTCGGGCTGAGCGTGGACTGGACGCAGACCTACCGGACGATCTCGGACGACACGATCCGCACGAGCCAGCTCGCGTTCCTGCGCAACCTCGAGCGCGGCGAGGCGTACCAGGCACTCGCGCCGACGCTCTGGGACATCGACTTCCGCTCGGCGATCGCGCAGGCCGAGCTCGAAGACAGGGAGCAGCCCGCCGCGTACCACCGCGTCGCGTTCCACAAGACCGACGGCTCGGGGGATGTGCACATCGAGACCACGCGCCCGGAGCTCTTGGCCGCGTGCGTCGCCCTCGTCGCGCACCCCGACGACGAGCGGTACCAGCCGCTCTTCGGAACCACGGTGCGCACCCCCCTGTTCGAGGTGGAGGTGCCGGTGCTCGCGCACCCGCTCGCCCAGAAGGACAAGGGATCGGGCATCGCCATGATCTGCACGTTCGGCGACGTGACCGACATCATCTGGTGGCGCGAACTCGACCTGCCCAACCGCACGATCCTCGGCAAGGACGGCCGCGTGATCGCGGACGCGCCCGACGCGATCGTGACGGATGCCGCTCGAGCGGCGTACGCCGAGATCGCGGGCAAGACGGTGTTCAGCGCGAAGAAGGCCGTCGTCGACCTGCTGCGCGCGTCGGGTGAGCTCGACGGCGAGCCGAAGCCGTTCACCCATGCGGTGAAGTTCTTCGAGAAGGGCGACCGTCCGCTCGAGATCGTGTCGACGCGGCAGTGGTACCTCCGCAACGGCGCCCGTGACCAGGACCTCCGGGATCGCCTGATCTCGCTCGGCACCGAGATGGCCTGGCACCCCGACTTCATGCGCGTGCGCTACGAGAACTGGGTCGGCGGTCTGACCGGCGACTGGCTGGTGTCTCGCCAGCGCTTCTTCGGCGTGCCGATTCCGGTCTGGTACGGGCTGGACGAGAACGGCGACCGCGATTACGACCGCGTGATCACCCCCGACCTCGCGAGCCTTCCCGTCGACCCCACCACCGACGTCCCGCCCGGCTACACCGCAGACCAGCGCGGCCTCGCCGGCGGGTTCGAGGGCGAGAAGGACATCTTCGACACCTGGGCGACCTCGTCGCTCACCCCGCAGCTCGCCGGCGGCTGGCAGCGCGATGAAGAGCTCTGGAACCTCGTCGCCCCGTTCGACCTTCGGCCGCAGGGGCAGGACATCATCCGCACGTGGCTGTTCTCCACGATGCTGCGCAGCGCCCTCGAGGACGGACGCGCCCCGTGGACGGACGCGGCGATCTCGGGATTCATCGTGGACCCCGACCGCAAGAAGATGTCCAAGTCCAAGGGCAACGTCGTGACTCCGGCGGACATCCTCGATCAGCACGGCACCGACGCCGTCCGCTACTGGTCGGCGTCCAGCCGGCTCGGCGCGGACGCCGCGTTCGACCCGCAGAACCCCACGCAGGTGAAGATAGGTCGTCGCCTCGCGATCAAGGTGCTCAACGCCGCCAAGTTCGTCCTGTCCTTCCCGGTGCCCGAGGGAGCCGAAGTCACACACGCGCTGGACGCCGCGATGCTCGCGACGCTCGACGGCGTGGTCCGCGAGGCGACGAAGGCTTTCGACGCGTACGACCACGCCCGCGCACTCGAGCTGACCGAGCAGTTCTTCTGGACGTTCTGCGACGACTACCTCGAGCTCGTCAAGGAGCGCGCGTACGACCGCACCGATGTCGGACAAGCCTCTGCGGCGCTCGCGCTGCGCACCGCTCTGTCGACCCTGCTGCGGCTCCTCGCTCCCGTGCTGGTCTTCGCGACGGAAGAGCCCTGGTCATGGTTCAACGAGGGCTCCGTGCACACGGCGCCGTGGCCCACCGACTCCGGCAGCGGCGGCGACCCCGCCGTCCTGTCGGCGGTCAGTGCCGCGCTCATCGGCATCCGGCGCGCCAAGACGGAGGCGAAGGCGTCACAGAAGACCCCGGTGCGGAGCATGACGATCACCGGCCCCACCGCGACGCTCGCACTCGTGCAGCTCGCGGAGGGCGACCTGAAGGCCGTGGGCCGCATCGCCGAGATCACGTACGCGGATGCCGACGCCCTGGGCATCTCGGACATCGAACTCGCCCCACAGGAGGTCTGACATGCAGCTCGGTACGAGATGGACCGCCGGCGACGAACCGCCCGCTGCGGTGCCTGCGGCGATGCGGGCGCAGATCGCCGCGGTCGAAGCCGTGACTCCCGCGGACCAGTTCGGTCAGCCGGCACCCCGGTGGACCCTCACCTGGCTGGAGGGGCGGCCGATCGCGGAGTTGGACACGGGCGTGATCGTGATGCTCGACGAGGATGGGCGGGCGATCGTGCGGCATGACGAGGGCGACGGCTTCGGCTGAGTCGGGGCCTCACACCTCGGTGGCCGCCTCGGCACCCGCAGCGCGCGTGCCGAGGACGAGCATCCGCGCCGCGGCGATGCTCGCCGTCAGCACGACGACGGCGCCGATCAGGAACGGCAGGCGCAGGTCCACTCTCGCGACCCAGCCCCCGAGCAGCGTGGCGAGCGGGAACATACCCCAGGTCAGCATCCGGATGATGCCGAGGACCCGCCCGAAAAGGTGGGCCGGCACGATCTGCTGGCGCAGAGCACCCCAGGGCACGTTCCAGGTGGAGACCGCGAACGCGAAGAGCGCGTAGGCGATGATCGCCACGATGACGTTCGGGGCGAGCCCGGTGAGGATCATCGCGCCCGCGGCGACGATGTTCGCACCGAGCATGACCCACCCGCGGCCGAGGCGTGCCACGAGCGTGGGGGCCAGCAGTGCGCCGACGAGGGCGCCGAGGCCGATCCCGGCCGTCACGAAGCCGATCGCCGCCGCCGGCACGCCCTGCTCGTCGAGGAAGTACAGGATCGTGGCGGCTTGGGCGAACGCGAAGGCGGACCCCACGAGCGAGGTGAACAGCACCATCGTCCGCAGGTAGCGGTGACTCCACAGGTAGGCGATCGCCTCCCGCGCCGGCACGGCGGGGGCTCTCCCTCCCCCGTCGCTCTCCGAGCGCAGCGGACGTGCTGCGGACAGCGGCAGGAGGAGGGCGAGCGCGATCGGCACGAGGTAGCCCGCGCTGCCGATCCACAGCGGGAGCGCCAGCGACACGGCGAACAGGACACCCGCGATCGGCTGCGAGATGAAGCTGTCGATCGTGACCTGCGCGGCCTGCATGCGACCGTTGGCACGGTCGAGCTGTGCGCGTGTGACAAGTCCCGGGACCACGGCGTTCGTGGCGTTGTCGAACAGCGTCTCGCCGAGACCGAAGACGAGCGTGCCGATCCAGAGGGCCCACAGGCTGATGTCCCCCGTCACGGTGAGGACCGCGAGCCAGAGGGCCACGCCGCCGCGGAGGGTGTTGGCGATCGCCATGATCCAGCGCCGGTCGAACCTGTCGACGATCATCCCGGCCGGCAACCCGAACACGAGCCACGGCAGGAACGCCAGCGCCCCGATGACCGCGATGGCCAGGGGGTCCCGCGTGAGGGTCGTCGCGATGAGGGGCACGGCGGTGCGTCCGATGCCGTCGGCCAGATTGCTGAACGCGGCAGCGGTCCACAATCGCCCGAAGTCGCGGCCGAGCGGGGTCTTGCGCGTGCTCAGCGGCACGCCGGCCGCACCGGTCTCCGTCGAGGCGGAGTGAGGGCTCATCGCGGCAAGAGCCCGACGGCGCCGCGAGCCTGCGCGGCCCGACGGGACTCCTCCATCCCGTTACGGACCTGCGTCGCCGCACGATAGGCGGGGCCGGCGCGGTGTTCGAGTCGGGCGTCGACGTGCGAGGCGATGGCGGATGCCGCGGCGAGCAGCAACCGCTCGAATCGGGTCACACGGACGAGGGTGCGCGGTGCGGGGACGGCGGTCATGACTTCTCTCCCAGGTCGGGCAGCGGGAACAGGTCGGCTCGGATGCTCACGGGTCGTACGTCCTCGCCGGTCTGATGGCGATAGGTGTCCACGGCGTCGTCGATCAGCGCCATGATCTTCAGCGAAAGCTCTCTGCTCTGCTGGGGCGTGAGGCGGGCCGTCGCCGTCGAGATGAGGCTGCCCTCCTGCCAGGCTTCGCCGACCTCGCTCAGCCCCTCGTCGACGAAACGCATGAGCTGTTCCTGGCGGTTGCGCATGAATTCGTTCATGACGATCTGGGTTGCCGCGCGACCCGAGGGCGTCTTCATCGCGTCCGCGTTCGCGAACGACACACCGCCGATGGGTCGCTCCCACCAGCGCTCGCGTGCGGTGCCCTTGTCCGCGGCCTCCTGGATGAGATCGTGCTTGGCGAGGGCGCGCAGGTGGTAGCTCGTCGACCCCGAAGACTCTCCCAGCATCTCGGCGAGCGAACTCGCCGTCTGCGGTCCGTACTGGCTCAGGATGTCGTAGATGCGCACGCGCAGAGGGTGCGCCAGTGCGCGCAGCGCACCGGTGTCGAGGACCCTGTCCTGGGCGTGGCGCTGCTCGGTGGGGGACAGCTCCGGCTCGACGTCTTCCATACCCAGGAGGATACAGATGCAAAGAGTCCTTTGCAAGGCTTTCTTTGCAAAGGAATGGCGGCGGTGTGTTCGGGCGCGGCTAGGCTGACCGACATGGCGAATGCGAACCCCCTCCTGTCTCCCCCCACGCTCCCCTACGACCTGCCCGACTACGCCGCGATCGAGCCCGAGCACTACCTCCCCGCCTTCCGCGAGGCCTTCGCCGCTCACAGCGCGGAGATCTCCGCGATCACGCGCGCCCGGTCGATGCCCACGTTCGAGAACACGATGCTGCCGCTGGAGACGAGCGGGAAGCTCCTGGGCGATGTCGCCCGGACCTTCTACACCGTTTCCTCGGCTGACGCCACCGCCGAGATCCAGGCGATCGAGGAAGAGCTCGCGCCGCTCATGGCGGCGCACCAGGATTCGATCGACCTCGACTCCGCACTCTTCTGGCGCATCCGCACGCTGCACGACCAGCTCGAAGCGCTCGACCTGGATGCCGAGCAGCGCTACCTCGTGCAGCGCCGCTTCCGCGAGATGGCCCATGCCGGCGCGGGACTCGACGATGCGGCCAAGCAGGAGCTCACCGCGCTGAACCAGCGCTTGTCGACCTTGACGACCACATTCGAGAAGAACCTTCTGCGCGACACGAACGACCTCGCCGTGGTCTTCGAGGACGCCGCCGAGCTGGACGGACTCTCCGACGGCGAGCTCTCCGCCGCCGCGCAGGCGGCCGCGGACCGTGGTCTGGACGGAAAGTGGGTGGTGACCCTGACCCTCTTCACCGGCCACCCGTACCTGTCTTCGCTCACGAATCGAACCAGCCGCAAGCGGATCCTGGATGCTTCTCGTGCGCGAGGCTCGCGCGGGGGCGAGAACGACAACACCGCCGTGCTCACGCAGATCGTCCGGCTCCGCGCCGAGCGGGCCCGCCTTCTCGGCTACGACTCGCACGCCGCGTACGTCACCGCCGACGAGACGGCCGGCTCACCCGGTGCCGTCCACGACCTGCTGCGCCGCCTCGCAGGACCCGCGGCCCGCAACGCCGAGCGCGAGCAGGCGGCGCTGCAGGCGATCATCGACGGCGAACCCGAACCCTTCCCGCTCGAGGCGCACGACTGGGCGTTCTACACCGAAAAGGTACGGGCGGCGCAGTACGACCTGGACCGCAGTGCCCTCCGACCCTGGTTCGAGGCCGAGCGCGTGCTGCAGGAAGGGGTCTTCCACGCGGCGACCGCGCTGTATGGTGTGACGTTCACCGAGAGACGCGATCTGAGGGCGTATCACCCGGACGCGCGCGTGTTCGAGGTGTTCAACGCGGATTCCGCGCCGCTCGGTCTGTTCATCCTCGACCTCTACACGCGCGACACGAAGCGGGGTGGGGCGTGGATGAACTCGATCGTGTCGCAGTCCCGCCTGCGCGGTACAGCGCCGGTCGTGGTGAACAACCTCAACGTTCCGAAGCCGGCAGCCGGGCGCCCGACCCTGCTGACCCTGGATGAGGTGACCACGCTCTTCCACGAGTTCGGACACGCGCTGCACGGCCTGTTCGCGACCGTCACCTACCCCCACTTCGCGGGGACGAACGTCTTCCGCGACTTCGTCGAGTTCCCGAGTCAGGTCAACGAGATGTGGATCTACTGGCCGGAGGTGCTCGACAACTACGCACGCCACGCCGAGACCGGCGAGCCGCTGCCGCGTGACGTGGTCGAGAAGCTGCACGCCTCGGAGGCCTTCAACCAGGGGTTCGCAACGAGCGAATACCTCGCCGCCTCGTGGCTGGATCAGGCCTGGCACTCCCTCACCGCTGAGGAGGCGGCATCCGAGATCGACGTCGTCGCGTTCGAACGGGCCGCCCTCGCCGACATCGGTCTGGACAACCCCGCCGTGCCGACCCGCTACTCATCGACGTATTTCGCGCACGTCTTCTCCGGCGGATACAGCGCCGGATACTACTCGTACATCTGGAGCGAAGTGCTCGACGCCGACACCGTGGAGTGGTTCCGGGAGAACGGCGGGCTCACGCGCGCGAACGGCGACCGGTTCCGCACCCGGCTGCTCGGGGTCGGCGGGTCGAAGGATCCGCTGGCGGCCTACCGCGATTTCCGGGGCCGGGATGCCGAGATCCAGCCGTTGCTGGATCGGCGCGGCCTCGTCGCCTGAGAGAGGGCGCGTGGGTCAGGCGAGGATCCCGGACGCGCGGGCCGCGGCGACGGCGGCGCTGCGGGAGCGCACGTCGAGCTTGGTGTACACGTGGGCGAGGTGCGACTTGACCGTCGCTTCGGACACGTGCAGCGCGGCGGCAATCTCGGCGTTGGAGAGTCCGTCGGCGGCACGCTGCAGCACGTCCAGCTCTCGAGCGGTCAAGGACGT is a window from the Microbacterium lacus genome containing:
- a CDS encoding folylpolyglutamate synthase/dihydrofolate synthase family protein, translating into MSERARADAVYAALLKRQGEQWVQPRVQRTRRVLELLDDPQRTYRVIHVTGTNGKTSTSRIIESLVRAHGLRTGLFTSPHLERFTERIMIDGEPAPDAAVAEAWDEIAPFVDIVDAELAAAGDAPLTFFELLTVLAFVVFADAPIDVLVLEVGMGGAWDSTNTADGDVAVFAPVDLDHADRLGSTIREIAGVKAGIIKDGAAVVSAAQHPEAASVLRQTAAARGATIAFEGEDFALTEARLAVGGQQISVQGIAGAYADEYLPLFGEHQAQNAALAIAAVESLIGGGAQQISGDILAEGLAQATSPGRLQLLGISPTVIVDAAHNPHGARALAAALRSSFDFDEWGIVLGVLSDKDAEGILRELAPLASHVFATAPDSERANDADTIADLAEALELPVTVHDDLVGAAEAAREWAAASDRRAVVITGSVILAGEAIGLAEADGWKAGWGE
- the ileS gene encoding isoleucine--tRNA ligase — encoded protein: MTYPKSGPDVPPSPRFPAIEREIIDFWRADDTFRASIENRSGEEEWVFYDGPPFANGLPHYGHLLTGYAKDLFPRFQTMRGKRVDRVFGWDTHGLPAELEAMKQLGITEKDEIERMGVATFNGKARESVLAYTREWEEYVTRQARWVDFERGYKTLDTSYMESVLWAFKTLFDKGLAYEGYRVLPYCWRDQTPLSSHELRMDDDVYKMRQDPSVTVTFPLVGLKAEALGLTGIRALAWTTTPWTLPTNLALAVGPGIRYVVLPGGPGGAADVHHGPDGRSDESVEAESHRYLLAEDLLTNYAKDLGYATAADAVAAIETVHMGADLADVHYDRLFDYYADAETWGTENAWRILVDDYVTTSDGTGIVHQAPAYGEDDQRVAEAAGIPTILSLDDGGRFLPTVTDVAGELWMDANTPLIRILRQDGRLLRLASYEHSYPHCWRCRNPLIYKAVSSWFIRVTDIKDRLLENNEQITWVPENVKHGQFGKWLEGARDWSISRNRYWGSPIPVWKSDDPEYPRVDAYGSLEELERDFGRLPRNAEGEVDLHRPYIDDLTRPNPDDPTGRSTMRRIEDVLDVWFDSASMPYAQVHYPFENHEWFDEHSPADFIVEYIGQTRGWFYVMHVLSTALFDRPAFTGVSCHGIVLGNDGQKMSKSLRNYPDVSEVFDRDGSDAMRWFLMGSSVLRGGNLVVTEEGIRQGVREFLLPLWNAWYFFSTYANAAGGQGGVGYDAVWRTDSPDVLDRYILALTGDLVRGVGADLEGLDSTSAAAKLRDFGEALTNWFIRRSRDRFWVGVSEDPRSRDAFDTLYTVLETLTRVAAPLIPLVSERVWQGLTGGRSVHLQDWPDADAFPAADDIRSAMDAVREVSSTANALRKREGKRVRLPLARLTVVVAHAADLAQFEDILRDELNVKSVELVELAADTAASFGISHRLSVNARAAGPRLGKQVQQAIQAAKAGDWSETGGAVTAGSIALEPGEYELVLETTGRPEGEALAVLPSGGFALLDTTTTPELEAEGLARDVIRAVQDTRKAAGFDVSDRIRLEIVFDERADAEAVAAAFATADVAGETLAVASGIYLAGPGEELETLHEEWSAVGEREHTERIAAGTYANAGAFRVMVGRAGEQR
- a CDS encoding pentapeptide repeat-containing protein is translated as MRRPPVPAAPRVSPPDLPPHLQEAVPPRRGSESFQQRWTELADQTDAAHAALTECAILGASVDRLDLTGATLVDVDVRDLRATTFTARGARLRRVLITGGRIGTLDLADADVDELELRGVRVAYLSLAASRVSDLFVAGCTIGTLDLPQSSVSRASFIDSRADDVDTRGVRAQDLDLRGLEALSFLDPASLRGVILSARQVQELAPALAAALGIRVVD
- the valS gene encoding valine--tRNA ligase — translated: MADALIPDKPALEGLESKWSDRWDAEGTYLFDRLRAAQAGREGVFSVDTPPPTASGSLHIGHVFSYTHTDIKVRYERMRGKSVFYPMGWDDNGLPTERRVQNFYGVRCDPSLPYDPDFTPPFEGGDNKSTKAADQIPISRRNFIELCESLTLEDEKHFEALFRQLGLSVDWTQTYRTISDDTIRTSQLAFLRNLERGEAYQALAPTLWDIDFRSAIAQAELEDREQPAAYHRVAFHKTDGSGDVHIETTRPELLAACVALVAHPDDERYQPLFGTTVRTPLFEVEVPVLAHPLAQKDKGSGIAMICTFGDVTDIIWWRELDLPNRTILGKDGRVIADAPDAIVTDAARAAYAEIAGKTVFSAKKAVVDLLRASGELDGEPKPFTHAVKFFEKGDRPLEIVSTRQWYLRNGARDQDLRDRLISLGTEMAWHPDFMRVRYENWVGGLTGDWLVSRQRFFGVPIPVWYGLDENGDRDYDRVITPDLASLPVDPTTDVPPGYTADQRGLAGGFEGEKDIFDTWATSSLTPQLAGGWQRDEELWNLVAPFDLRPQGQDIIRTWLFSTMLRSALEDGRAPWTDAAISGFIVDPDRKKMSKSKGNVVTPADILDQHGTDAVRYWSASSRLGADAAFDPQNPTQVKIGRRLAIKVLNAAKFVLSFPVPEGAEVTHALDAAMLATLDGVVREATKAFDAYDHARALELTEQFFWTFCDDYLELVKERAYDRTDVGQASAALALRTALSTLLRLLAPVLVFATEEPWSWFNEGSVHTAPWPTDSGSGGDPAVLSAVSAALIGIRRAKTEAKASQKTPVRSMTITGPTATLALVQLAEGDLKAVGRIAEITYADADALGISDIELAPQEV
- a CDS encoding MFS transporter, translating into MSPHSASTETGAAGVPLSTRKTPLGRDFGRLWTAAAFSNLADGIGRTAVPLIATTLTRDPLAIAVIGALAFLPWLVFGLPAGMIVDRFDRRWIMAIANTLRGGVALWLAVLTVTGDISLWALWIGTLVFGLGETLFDNATNAVVPGLVTRAQLDRANGRMQAAQVTIDSFISQPIAGVLFAVSLALPLWIGSAGYLVPIALALLLPLSAARPLRSESDGGGRAPAVPAREAIAYLWSHRYLRTMVLFTSLVGSAFAFAQAATILYFLDEQGVPAAAIGFVTAGIGLGALVGALLAPTLVARLGRGWVMLGANIVAAGAMILTGLAPNVIVAIIAYALFAFAVSTWNVPWGALRQQIVPAHLFGRVLGIIRMLTWGMFPLATLLGGWVARVDLRLPFLIGAVVVLTASIAAARMLVLGTRAAGAEAATEV